GCGATCTGCTTAACGGGCGAGGCGCTAAGTCGCTTGCCACGACCCGAGGGCCTGTCAGGCTGTGTGTACACCGCGACCACTTCATGGCGTGACGCAATCAGTTGTTTAAGATGCGCTGCTGCAAACGTCGGTGTACCGGCGAAGACAACCCGCAGTTTTGTGGTCATGGTTTACGCTCTGCGCCGCTGTTCTTTTTCTAAGCGTTGACGGATCCTTTGCCGCTTAAGCGGGCTGAGGTAATCCACAAATAATGTGCCCTGCAGATGATCCATTTCGTGTTGAAGGCATACAGCGAGCAGGCCGGTTACCGTTTCATCGATGGCAGTGCCATCGCGGTCTAAGGCGGTCACGCGTATCGCTTTCGGACGCTCAACGGACTCACTAAAGCCGGGTACGGACAGGCACCCCTCTTCAAATCCGTCGAGTGCTTCGTCGATTACTTCGACGCTTGGATTGATGAAGACACGGGGCGTAGAGCGATCACTCGATAGGTCGATCACGATTACCTGTTCGTGCACGTCTATTTGCGAGGCGGCCAAGCCAATTCCGTTGGCGTCGTACATGGTCTCGAACATGTCGTCGACAAGCGTTTGAATCCGTTGGTCTACCGTTTCCACCTGCGCAGCTTTCGTGCGCAATCGCGGATCAGGGAATTCAAGAATTTTTCTAATGGCCATTTTGTGATCTTAAACGCAGTTGTGAATGGAATAGCAGAGTTTTGCACTGAATCGCGCTTGTTTTGCGTGCAGGCTCAGCGCAGACTGCCATTATACCGGTAAGCGGGGATACGCCAATTTTCTTTCATTAGCCTCACCTCAGCTGAATGCGAAAGGACAAAGAAATAGGGACAGATCGGAGAGCTGATATGGTTAAACACCCTCTTTTTAGGGAGACAAAGTTAGTCTGGCAGTGTAATTCAGCGCGCTTGTTCCAGCGTCTCGCCATGACCCTAGCGATGGTCTTATCCTTGGCTGCTCAAGCTCAATCAGAACTTCCCAGACTTGCCGATGGCGCTCCAGACACCTACGTCGTCGAGCGCGGTGACACACTGTGGGATATCTCAGCGCTGTTTTTAAATGAGCCGTGGCGCTGGCCTGAGCTGTGGAGCGTGAACCCGGATGTCAGGGACCCGAACCTTATTTACCCGGGAGACACGCTCTACCTTAGATGGAAGGACGGTAAGCCCGGTGTGTACCTCTCATCAAGCGATCGTAATATTGGAACGTCTGATGTCGTGAGACTCAGTCCAAAATTGCGAAGCGAACCCCTTGCTGCCGCCATACCAGCGCTTCCGAGAGAGGCAATAGACCCCTTCATTGCGCGTCACCGGTTCATCACACAGTTTGACCTCGAGGCGATGCCAAGAATCATTAGTGGGTACAGGGGTCGTTTGATATCGGGAATGGGTGACCGCGTTTACGCTGTTGGCGCGTTTACAGGTGAGCAGCGCCAGTTTGATGTAGTCCGCCCGGCAAGGGAAATAAGCCATCCTGAGACAGGTGAGACGCTGGGTACGTTACTCT
The Candidatus Paraluminiphilus aquimaris genome window above contains:
- the def gene encoding peptide deformylase — encoded protein: MAIRKILEFPDPRLRTKAAQVETVDQRIQTLVDDMFETMYDANGIGLAASQIDVHEQVIVIDLSSDRSTPRVFINPSVEVIDEALDGFEEGCLSVPGFSESVERPKAIRVTALDRDGTAIDETVTGLLAVCLQHEMDHLQGTLFVDYLSPLKRQRIRQRLEKEQRRRA
- a CDS encoding LysM peptidoglycan-binding domain-containing protein, with translation MVKHPLFRETKLVWQCNSARLFQRLAMTLAMVLSLAAQAQSELPRLADGAPDTYVVERGDTLWDISALFLNEPWRWPELWSVNPDVRDPNLIYPGDTLYLRWKDGKPGVYLSSSDRNIGTSDVVRLSPKLRSEPLAAAIPALPREAIDPFIARHRFITQFDLEAMPRIISGYRGRLISGMGDRVYAVGAFTGEQRQFDVVRPAREISHPETGETLGTLLSSVGRVVLSKRALADDEANQFDVLASSEELRVGDVLLPVEDRQLVAQFLPKVPTVDLDPGFMLPLDVGAKQIGALDVVATTYGEVDDVDVGTLLSITKVGEPVTDSISGKRYTVPSENAGTMMLFAVYDRASFGLVLSANQPLSVEDRLVKP